The Desulfosporosinus acidiphilus SJ4 genome has a window encoding:
- a CDS encoding FAD-binding oxidoreductase, with amino-acid sequence MSNVNISKLKGIVGDEHVIDSPSEMAKYLKGQGKPAVVVLPGNTSEVSNIVKLANDQNVKLTVGGAVVDTQGLSGGIAMVMSRMNRILEMDMQNLVAVVEPGLLHKDFLLKVAETGLNFPPEPYELETSSIGGCFAIGDSDSKSFEYGPTRTFLLGFEMVLPTGEIMDIGNKCIKNVSGLDFIHFAVGSQGTFGIFTKLLVKLLPAPEARRAVIGTFASMHKANETFNTLIKRNVLPTRMNLINGSLANIAKPGTEGQLVIIDLQGFKESGKNIAHEIAAVLTLGGGTDVKIIEDAAEYDQVINGWLKVRADLNSKPEQTVEFTVGPMKMPQALAQLEALTGDLGAYPGVIVEGLLGYVCLALPEGTDKLALARSLNKLAMSLGGNVKGLLGHKLKAEVYNDAEMWKQTTSLLRELRQQFDPKGILSPGVSLEA; translated from the coding sequence ATGAGTAACGTCAATATCAGTAAGTTAAAGGGGATTGTCGGTGATGAGCATGTCATCGATTCTCCTTCTGAAATGGCTAAATATCTAAAAGGTCAAGGTAAACCTGCAGTTGTAGTCTTACCCGGAAACACTTCAGAAGTTTCGAACATTGTTAAATTGGCAAATGACCAGAATGTAAAATTAACAGTGGGCGGGGCAGTTGTCGATACCCAGGGGCTTTCCGGCGGCATCGCCATGGTTATGTCCCGGATGAACCGGATTTTAGAGATGGATATGCAAAATCTTGTTGCCGTCGTGGAACCAGGACTTCTTCATAAGGATTTTCTTCTTAAAGTCGCTGAAACGGGATTAAACTTCCCTCCCGAACCCTATGAACTGGAAACCAGCTCCATTGGCGGCTGCTTTGCCATTGGAGATTCAGATTCTAAGTCCTTTGAATACGGTCCCACTCGGACATTTCTTTTAGGATTTGAAATGGTTCTCCCAACAGGGGAAATTATGGACATAGGGAATAAATGTATTAAGAATGTTTCCGGTTTGGATTTTATTCACTTTGCAGTGGGAAGCCAAGGAACATTTGGGATCTTTACCAAACTTCTGGTGAAACTTTTACCTGCACCGGAAGCTAGGAGAGCAGTGATTGGAACTTTTGCGTCCATGCATAAGGCGAATGAAACCTTTAATACTTTGATTAAGCGGAATGTTCTGCCGACTCGAATGAATCTCATCAATGGATCCCTTGCGAATATTGCCAAACCCGGAACAGAAGGGCAGCTCGTGATTATCGATTTACAGGGATTTAAAGAATCGGGTAAAAACATTGCTCATGAAATTGCGGCTGTTCTTACCTTGGGCGGAGGTACTGATGTCAAGATCATTGAAGATGCGGCCGAATATGATCAAGTGATCAACGGTTGGCTTAAAGTGCGCGCCGATCTTAATTCCAAACCGGAGCAAACCGTGGAGTTTACGGTTGGCCCGATGAAAATGCCTCAAGCCCTGGCTCAGCTCGAAGCACTGACGGGAGACCTGGGAGCTTATCCCGGCGTCATTGTCGAAGGACTTCTCGGATATGTTTGTTTGGCTCTGCCTGAGGGAACCGATAAACTTGCTCTAGCCAGAAGTTTGAATAAACTGGCGATGTCCCTGGGCGGGAACGTCAAGGGCCTCTTGGGTCATAAGCTTAAAGCTGAAGTTTATAATGATGCGGAAATGTGGAAGCAAACTACAAGTTTGCTCCGAGAACTGCGTCAACAATTTGACCCCAAAGGGATTCTCAGCCCTGGGGTAAGTCTAGAAGCTTAG
- a CDS encoding FAD-binding oxidoreductase, with translation MLSQTVVKRLKEIVGEKNVVTDKVGLLTYGYDGTLLSGEALGVVSPKTTEQVVEIVKLMNEHNIKLVPRGAGTNESGGTIPSQDSVVISFSKMTKIHEIDTENFVAVVEPGVINFDLQVELEKKKFYFPPDPSSYKASTIGGNVGECSGGPKCFKYGVTRDYILGLEVVLPNGQVIQTGGRNFQSEPGYDLTRIIVGAEGTLGLVTKVFVRIIPMPRAKKTMLAIYDKVEDASRTVADIVAAGIIPTTLELMDNLLINTTEDFTHAGLPRDAGAVLIIEVDGYPEDMDAQVKTIGEIASKIAKEFKVAQSAIEVDQVWTSRRSAFGSVARVRPSYGVNDITVPRSNFPKAIEGVLKVAKDFGVTIGVVAHAGDGNLHPLILFDQRNKEEVETVHAAEQALCMMALDLDGTISGEHGIGLVKKKYLDSEFSPIAMEAFRKVKRSFDPSNRFNPGKVIEL, from the coding sequence ATGTTAAGCCAAACGGTTGTTAAGCGATTGAAGGAAATTGTCGGAGAGAAAAACGTCGTTACAGACAAAGTTGGCCTGTTGACCTATGGATATGACGGTACGTTATTATCTGGTGAAGCGTTAGGTGTTGTTTCACCAAAGACAACGGAACAAGTCGTTGAAATTGTTAAACTGATGAACGAGCACAATATTAAACTTGTTCCCCGGGGTGCCGGTACGAATGAGAGTGGCGGAACCATTCCTTCTCAAGATTCAGTGGTAATCAGCTTTTCTAAAATGACTAAAATTCATGAGATAGATACAGAAAACTTTGTCGCAGTCGTTGAGCCTGGAGTCATCAATTTTGACCTTCAAGTTGAGCTGGAAAAGAAAAAGTTCTATTTTCCTCCCGACCCGTCTTCCTATAAGGCCTCAACCATAGGAGGTAATGTCGGTGAATGTTCCGGCGGGCCGAAATGCTTTAAATATGGGGTTACTCGCGATTATATCCTGGGCCTGGAGGTTGTTCTCCCAAATGGACAAGTCATTCAAACGGGGGGGCGCAATTTCCAAAGTGAACCGGGTTATGATTTGACTCGAATTATTGTAGGCGCGGAAGGAACTCTCGGCTTAGTTACCAAAGTTTTTGTCCGCATTATACCGATGCCCAGAGCAAAGAAAACTATGTTGGCTATCTACGATAAAGTAGAAGATGCATCCCGAACGGTTGCGGATATCGTTGCCGCCGGCATTATTCCGACAACTCTGGAATTGATGGATAATTTGCTGATTAATACCACTGAAGATTTTACCCATGCCGGTCTTCCACGTGATGCCGGAGCTGTTCTCATTATTGAGGTTGACGGGTATCCGGAAGATATGGATGCACAAGTCAAAACCATTGGTGAAATAGCCAGCAAAATTGCCAAAGAATTTAAAGTTGCTCAATCGGCCATTGAAGTGGATCAGGTCTGGACTTCAAGGCGCAGTGCTTTCGGATCAGTGGCTCGCGTTCGTCCCTCTTATGGTGTTAACGATATTACGGTTCCGAGGAGCAATTTCCCCAAAGCCATCGAAGGAGTTCTTAAAGTAGCCAAGGATTTCGGTGTAACCATCGGAGTCGTGGCCCATGCCGGTGACGGGAATCTTCACCCGTTGATTCTTTTCGATCAAAGGAATAAAGAGGAAGTTGAAACCGTCCACGCCGCGGAGCAAGCCCTCTGTATGATGGCTCTTGATCTGGATGGAACAATAAGCGGTGAGCACGGAATCGGGCTCGTCAAGAAGAAATATCTTGATTCGGAGTTTAGTCCTATTGCTATGGAGGCTTTCAGAAAGGTTAAGAGAAGCTTCGACCCAAGCAATCGCTTTAACCCGGGAAAAGTCATCGAACTATAA
- a CDS encoding cupin domain-containing protein, which translates to METRVFSLEKLARFDANVPQKVLVYQSDKTLGAMWCLEPGQEVFLHQHPNADDVWICLEGESGLYFAGDGQEVNIKKGMAILAKAGETHGMRNTGTNRFVFIGIAGPVPVETVKL; encoded by the coding sequence GTGGAGACAAGAGTATTTTCACTCGAAAAGTTGGCCCGGTTTGATGCGAACGTTCCCCAGAAAGTGTTGGTTTACCAGTCGGATAAAACCCTGGGTGCTATGTGGTGTCTGGAACCCGGTCAGGAAGTGTTCCTCCATCAGCATCCCAACGCGGACGATGTCTGGATTTGTCTTGAAGGAGAGTCCGGCCTTTATTTTGCCGGTGATGGGCAAGAGGTTAACATAAAAAAAGGTATGGCAATTCTCGCCAAAGCAGGAGAAACTCACGGAATGCGCAATACAGGTACAAATCGCTTTGTATTTATTGGTATCGCTGGGCCGGTACCCGTGGAAACCGTTAAGTTATAA
- a CDS encoding ATP-grasp domain-containing protein yields MAKFLEYQGKEWLRKAGLPVPLGRVASNPEEARQIAEEIGKPVAVKGQLQAGGRGKAGIVKLVNTPEEAAAAAAEILAKTVKGMPIHQVLIEEKLNIKKEFYCSFVINGAREARSPMLMFSTEGGMDIESVPEELLYKVNVDPINGLQPYDAVDLCARAGIPAQDLSKFSSFLTKLSQTYKKYDCQTLEINPFIMTGEGNLVCADCKMEIDNSSVGRHPEFGIAIARDLPGAPTELDLIGWSIEETDARGTGFLMNMGYDEVSPGYIGYHPIGGGSAMMGLDALNQVGLKPANYADTSGNPVGSKIYRVAKCVLSQPNIDGYLLGGFMMANQEQWHHAHAIVKALREILPTKKPGLPCVLLLCGNREDESLEILRTGLADLMTPDGPGKRIEIYGKEHVTDTKFIGERLLALSKEYRAEKEAQGK; encoded by the coding sequence ATGGCAAAATTTCTTGAATACCAAGGAAAAGAATGGCTCAGAAAAGCCGGACTTCCGGTACCCTTAGGAAGAGTAGCTTCTAATCCTGAAGAAGCACGCCAGATTGCTGAGGAAATCGGCAAACCTGTAGCAGTAAAGGGTCAACTCCAAGCGGGTGGACGCGGTAAAGCCGGAATCGTTAAATTAGTGAATACACCAGAGGAGGCAGCGGCCGCCGCCGCAGAAATTCTGGCTAAAACGGTTAAAGGCATGCCAATTCATCAGGTTCTCATAGAAGAAAAATTAAATATTAAAAAAGAGTTCTATTGTTCGTTCGTTATAAATGGGGCAAGAGAAGCCCGTTCGCCCATGTTGATGTTCAGCACCGAAGGGGGCATGGACATCGAAAGTGTTCCCGAAGAGTTGTTATATAAAGTAAATGTAGACCCAATTAATGGGTTACAGCCCTATGACGCTGTTGATCTTTGCGCTCGAGCCGGGATCCCGGCTCAGGACCTTAGTAAGTTTTCCAGTTTCCTGACGAAACTTTCTCAAACCTATAAAAAGTATGACTGTCAGACCTTGGAGATCAACCCCTTCATTATGACTGGCGAGGGAAATCTGGTTTGTGCTGACTGCAAAATGGAGATCGACAACAGTTCAGTAGGACGTCATCCTGAGTTTGGTATTGCCATTGCTCGTGATTTGCCGGGTGCACCGACTGAATTAGATCTCATCGGCTGGAGCATCGAGGAAACAGATGCTCGGGGCACAGGATTTCTGATGAATATGGGTTATGATGAAGTAAGTCCCGGTTACATCGGCTATCACCCCATTGGCGGAGGTTCCGCTATGATGGGACTGGATGCATTAAACCAAGTTGGTCTTAAGCCGGCAAACTATGCAGATACGAGCGGTAATCCGGTGGGTTCGAAAATCTACCGGGTTGCAAAATGTGTGCTGTCCCAGCCAAACATTGACGGTTACTTGCTTGGCGGATTTATGATGGCCAACCAAGAACAGTGGCATCACGCCCACGCGATTGTTAAGGCACTGAGAGAAATACTGCCCACTAAAAAGCCTGGCTTGCCTTGTGTCTTATTGCTCTGCGGCAATAGGGAAGATGAATCGCTCGAAATTCTCAGAACAGGTCTCGCAGATCTGATGACCCCGGATGGTCCGGGTAAGAGAATCGAGATTTATGGCAAAGAGCATGTCACAGATACGAAGTTTATCGGCGAAAGACTCTTGGCCCTCAGTAAAGAATATCGAGCTGAGAAAGAAGCTCAAGGAAAGTAG
- a CDS encoding succinate--CoA ligase subunit alpha → MGILINKQTRVIVQGITGREGSVRTKYMKEYGTNVIGGTSPGKAGELVHEIPVFNTVKEIVREQGEIDFSVIFVPGRALKTAVYEAADAGVKNIIPCVEGTPIHDIMEMIAYAESKGSRVLGPGSIGIITPGEAVVGWLGGNKEWANKFFKKGNIGVFSRSGGQSGTIPWLLREGGFGVSTVIHTGTEPVLGTSMADLLPMFEADPETAGVAVYAEIGGSQEEECAEVIAAGKFTKPFVVYVAGAWAPAGQRFSHASNIVERGRGSAKSKMEAITKAGGFVAETPTDIPIILKEKVKA, encoded by the coding sequence ATGGGAATTTTAATCAATAAGCAGACCAGAGTCATTGTTCAAGGGATTACCGGCCGTGAAGGCTCTGTCCGCACGAAGTATATGAAGGAATATGGAACCAATGTCATTGGCGGAACAAGTCCAGGAAAAGCCGGCGAACTAGTTCATGAAATACCTGTCTTCAATACAGTAAAAGAGATTGTTCGCGAACAAGGCGAGATTGACTTCAGTGTTATTTTTGTACCGGGGCGTGCTCTGAAGACCGCAGTCTATGAAGCGGCTGATGCAGGGGTTAAAAATATAATTCCCTGTGTCGAAGGAACCCCAATTCATGATATTATGGAAATGATAGCCTATGCTGAGTCCAAAGGATCCAGAGTCTTGGGTCCTGGTTCCATTGGAATTATTACTCCCGGTGAGGCCGTTGTTGGCTGGCTGGGAGGGAATAAGGAATGGGCTAATAAATTCTTTAAAAAGGGGAACATTGGTGTGTTCTCCAGAAGCGGAGGACAGTCCGGGACGATCCCTTGGCTGCTGCGCGAAGGAGGATTTGGAGTTAGTACCGTCATTCATACAGGTACTGAACCCGTACTTGGAACCTCTATGGCCGATTTGCTTCCTATGTTTGAAGCGGACCCGGAAACAGCCGGTGTAGCTGTATATGCGGAAATCGGCGGATCCCAAGAAGAAGAGTGCGCCGAGGTTATCGCAGCCGGTAAATTCACAAAGCCTTTTGTTGTCTATGTGGCAGGTGCTTGGGCTCCGGCAGGTCAGAGATTCTCTCACGCTTCGAACATTGTGGAGCGCGGCCGTGGTTCAGCTAAGAGCAAAATGGAAGCTATCACGAAGGCAGGGGGATTTGTCGCTGAAACTCCCACAGACATTCCAATTATCTTGAAAGAAAAAGTCAAGGCTTAA
- a CDS encoding HpcH/HpaI aldolase/citrate lyase family protein: MAIMRSILYIPGNNPKMVAKAPEFDADIITLDLEDSVPPAEKEAARKLVSENLKYAGSNGAQVFVRINNWETELTNDDLEAVVHEGLAGVTLAKTGCAADVQRLDWKLEELERRRGLEVGSVKISMLLETAKGIIHAAECCLASKRNVNAIFGAVDYCRDMRVKLTNESVEQQYARAHMAVACRAAGIVAIDAPFVDFKNIEAFEKNVAEGRQMGYEGRMIIHPGQIEPSNRMYSPDPADVEWARGVVKVFEEEGIAKGKASVSYNNKMVDTPVYLNAKDILAAQAEIDAKNASKKA; the protein is encoded by the coding sequence ATGGCTATTATGAGATCAATTCTGTATATTCCTGGTAACAACCCGAAAATGGTTGCCAAGGCTCCTGAGTTTGATGCTGATATCATTACTCTCGATCTTGAAGATTCCGTTCCACCGGCAGAAAAAGAAGCTGCCCGCAAATTAGTGTCTGAAAACCTCAAATACGCAGGCTCCAACGGAGCACAAGTATTTGTTCGTATTAACAACTGGGAAACAGAATTAACCAACGATGACCTTGAAGCTGTTGTACATGAGGGACTTGCCGGGGTAACCTTAGCTAAAACGGGCTGTGCTGCAGACGTACAGCGTCTCGACTGGAAGCTGGAAGAACTTGAGCGCCGCCGTGGATTAGAAGTAGGCAGCGTAAAAATTTCCATGCTTTTGGAAACTGCTAAAGGGATTATCCATGCCGCAGAATGCTGCTTAGCAAGTAAACGTAACGTCAATGCTATCTTCGGCGCAGTCGATTATTGCCGTGATATGCGTGTAAAATTAACCAACGAATCTGTTGAGCAACAATATGCCAGAGCTCATATGGCAGTTGCCTGCCGTGCTGCTGGAATTGTAGCAATTGATGCGCCGTTTGTCGATTTCAAAAACATCGAAGCGTTTGAGAAAAATGTTGCTGAAGGCCGTCAAATGGGTTATGAAGGCCGTATGATTATTCATCCGGGACAAATTGAGCCTTCCAACCGCATGTATTCTCCAGATCCGGCTGACGTGGAATGGGCGCGCGGCGTTGTAAAAGTCTTCGAAGAAGAAGGAATTGCTAAAGGTAAAGCCTCCGTATCCTACAATAACAAAATGGTTGATACCCCGGTTTACCTCAATGCTAAAGATATCTTAGCTGCCCAGGCAGAAATCGACGCTAAAAACGCATCAAAAAAAGCCTAA